Proteins found in one Candidatus Tisiphia endosymbiont of Beris chalybata genomic segment:
- a CDS encoding aminopeptidase P family protein, whose protein sequence is MHTPIRNITALFDHYKIRAYIVPANDQYFSEYPPAGSQRLKYITNFTGTNGLAIIEADKGLFFTDGRYLEQSKLELDQSFFHIADINNLIHFPWDNYLDKDAILGYDPKLFTIAKLKIFSKIAPRLLKIADNLVDKIWVNKPASLASTIYQHDIEFSGCSYKDKVALVRDLAAKHSASALIITALDSICWLLDLRANDIAYSPLLLGKVIITIDNLFLFTHPAKVNQDIRLARPEITFYHEEDFEVVLHNQEGKILFDEKVTSIYVQDLLSNKIIEEISDPCQLLKACKNNTEVTHAVNCHIQDAVALCEFFAYLFTLSTDLLGKQTEYNLGEILTDFRSKQTNYIMDSFPTICGFKEHGAVIHYRASPFGSKKIVGKGLLLIDSGGQYKGGTTDVTRTFAIGSPTTEQKLRYTQVLKGHIALSKIKFPGNNITGANLEVLARQFLWQDFQDYPHSTGHGVGSFLNVHEGPQGISLNNKIVLQPGMIVSNEPGYYKAGHFGIRIENLMYIKSIALGSTASNSEVNTLKIEEAKLQNKAHINVNYLEFDTLTLVPYAKELIELKMLSKDEKNYIKQYYNKIRQHVYPVLSTKGKSWLDSQFFC, encoded by the coding sequence ATGCATACACCTATCCGCAACATTACCGCTCTTTTTGATCACTATAAAATTAGGGCATATATAGTCCCTGCCAATGACCAATATTTTAGTGAATATCCTCCCGCAGGCAGCCAAAGACTCAAATATATTACTAATTTTACCGGTACAAATGGCCTAGCTATAATCGAGGCCGATAAGGGATTATTTTTTACCGATGGCCGTTATTTAGAGCAAAGCAAGTTAGAATTAGATCAAAGTTTTTTCCATATCGCTGATATTAATAACTTAATACATTTTCCTTGGGATAATTATTTAGATAAGGACGCTATATTAGGTTATGACCCTAAGCTTTTTACTATTGCTAAATTAAAAATATTTTCTAAAATAGCCCCACGTTTACTTAAAATAGCTGATAATTTAGTAGATAAAATTTGGGTTAATAAACCTGCCTCTCTTGCCTCCACAATATACCAGCATGACATAGAATTCTCAGGATGCTCTTATAAGGATAAGGTAGCATTAGTGCGTGATTTAGCTGCAAAACATTCAGCTAGCGCTCTTATAATTACTGCACTAGATTCAATATGCTGGCTATTAGACCTCAGAGCGAATGATATTGCTTATTCCCCTCTGCTACTTGGTAAAGTTATAATAACTATAGATAACTTATTTTTATTTACTCACCCTGCAAAAGTGAATCAGGATATTAGATTAGCTAGGCCTGAAATAACCTTTTACCACGAAGAAGATTTTGAAGTGGTATTGCACAATCAAGAGGGCAAAATCTTATTTGATGAGAAGGTGACCTCTATTTATGTTCAGGATTTATTAAGTAATAAAATAATAGAAGAAATTAGTGATCCTTGCCAATTATTAAAAGCCTGTAAGAACAATACTGAGGTTACCCATGCTGTTAATTGTCATATTCAAGATGCGGTGGCATTATGTGAATTTTTTGCATATTTATTTACATTATCCACTGACTTATTAGGGAAACAAACGGAATATAATCTGGGAGAAATATTAACAGATTTTAGATCTAAACAAACTAATTATATTATGGATAGTTTCCCAACTATTTGTGGTTTTAAAGAGCATGGCGCGGTAATCCATTACCGCGCCTCTCCATTTGGCTCGAAAAAAATTGTAGGTAAGGGTTTACTGTTAATTGATTCAGGGGGGCAATATAAAGGAGGCACCACGGATGTAACCAGAACTTTTGCTATAGGGAGCCCGACAACAGAACAAAAATTACGTTATACGCAAGTTCTGAAAGGACATATCGCGTTATCAAAGATTAAATTCCCAGGAAATAATATTACCGGCGCAAATTTAGAGGTGTTAGCTAGACAGTTTTTGTGGCAAGATTTCCAAGATTATCCCCACAGTACAGGACATGGTGTAGGGAGCTTTTTAAATGTACATGAGGGGCCTCAGGGCATTAGCTTAAATAATAAAATCGTCTTACAACCTGGCATGATTGTATCTAATGAGCCGGGCTATTATAAAGCAGGACATTTTGGTATTAGAATAGAAAATTTAATGTATATTAAAAGCATTGCACTGGGCTCTACAGCTTCAAATAGCGAGGTAAATACTTTAAAAATTGAAGAGGCTAAACTACAGAACAAAGCACATATAAACGTTAATTATTTAGAATTTGATACTCTTA
- a CDS encoding helix-turn-helix transcriptional regulator, with the protein MDWFSNLRNFLQQKMEEQKLTVSQLSNKSAIPMTTIRKLYEGERYPRLETIVKLADFFECSIDEMLGISPPSAEKGQKYTKLSSEELRINLTNFINNLLEKQNITLYQLGVKIGCSEDAFRSFLKKGNNS; encoded by the coding sequence ATGGACTGGTTCAGTAATCTAAGAAATTTTCTACAACAAAAAATGGAAGAGCAAAAACTCACGGTTAGTCAGCTTTCTAATAAATCTGCTATTCCTATGACTACTATACGAAAGTTATATGAGGGAGAGAGGTACCCAAGATTAGAAACGATAGTTAAACTTGCCGATTTTTTTGAATGCTCTATTGATGAAATGTTAGGTATCAGCCCCCCTTCTGCTGAAAAAGGGCAGAAGTATACTAAACTAAGCTCAGAAGAATTAAGGATTAACTTAACAAATTTTATTAATAATTTATTAGAAAAACAGAATATTACTTTATATCAGTTAGGAGTTAAAATTGGTTGTAGTGAAGACGCATTTCGTAGTTTTCTAAAAAAAGGTAATAATTCTTAA
- a CDS encoding DUF2660 domain-containing protein, whose translation MQNIVLIIGSLLLAVIAIFIYFFYKLRKSTAVSENGQENYPTNTIVYNREVYIKKLSLQERIELSWKFLYEITELIVTKFSTEDKNALNIEGHRLLTNGMKYEHVSELGIKHNVANITTNVEQSPPQLQGFNPNI comes from the coding sequence ATGCAAAATATTGTTTTAATAATAGGGAGTTTATTATTAGCCGTTATTGCAATCTTCATTTATTTTTTTTATAAACTCAGAAAAAGTACAGCGGTTAGTGAGAACGGACAAGAAAATTATCCAACTAATACGATTGTTTATAATAGGGAAGTATATATAAAAAAGCTTTCTTTACAAGAGAGAATTGAATTATCTTGGAAATTTTTGTATGAGATTACTGAGTTAATAGTAACTAAATTTTCTACAGAAGACAAAAATGCCTTAAATATAGAAGGTCATAGGTTATTAACTAATGGCATGAAATATGAACATGTATCCGAGTTAGGGATTAAGCATAATGTGGCAAATATTACTACAAATGTTGAGCAATCTCCTCCTCAACTTCAAGGATTTAACCCTAATATATAG
- the tig gene encoding trigger factor produces the protein MQVTELKNDSLNFEAKIVIPWAKIIDEVQKELTILSQKVKIDGFRAGKVPTKLIEKKYKLSVKFDVMGREISQAIKDVVKNYTLNIIGDPILDPSLEELYNKEEQDLEFTLKYELLPNIILPEFKQIIINRPKLIIQQEEINAALDNLASTVKAYTNENMDSAEKGHQVTIDAIGYIDGEAFAGGKVTDYKLVLGSKTFTDNFEDQLIGAKAGEEVEVNITFPEDYHLKEIAGKAAKFIVQIKAVHSAQEVIIDDEFAQKFDCDTLETLCNKISKKIEEELEEPILTIMKMSLFDQLEKILTFQVPPSLITQEINILKAQTEKNSGSNGVFQNKTEEEIDDYYHKLALRRVRVGLILAEYMKIKALQLTHEDINKAIIAQLRHFPGQEQKIVDFYQKNPKALGNLTGPLLEEKTVQHIFEHEVTLNEKEYTRTELEEFLTQQEDRII, from the coding sequence ATGCAAGTTACAGAACTTAAAAATGATAGTCTAAATTTTGAGGCTAAAATAGTGATTCCCTGGGCTAAAATTATCGATGAGGTGCAGAAAGAATTAACAATTTTATCACAAAAAGTTAAAATTGATGGGTTTCGCGCAGGCAAAGTGCCTACTAAACTTATTGAAAAAAAATATAAACTATCTGTCAAATTTGATGTTATGGGCCGTGAAATCTCGCAAGCTATAAAGGATGTTGTTAAAAATTATACCTTAAATATAATAGGAGATCCTATACTAGACCCTTCCTTAGAGGAGCTTTATAACAAAGAAGAACAGGACTTAGAATTTACTTTAAAATATGAGTTACTGCCCAATATTATTTTACCAGAATTTAAGCAAATTATTATCAATCGTCCAAAGCTCATAATTCAACAAGAAGAAATTAACGCTGCACTAGATAACTTAGCATCTACTGTAAAAGCCTATACTAACGAAAACATGGACTCAGCAGAAAAGGGACATCAAGTTACTATTGATGCTATAGGGTATATTGATGGAGAAGCTTTTGCAGGAGGAAAAGTTACAGATTATAAATTAGTGCTTGGTAGTAAAACTTTTACTGATAATTTTGAAGATCAGCTTATTGGGGCCAAAGCTGGGGAAGAAGTAGAAGTCAATATCACCTTTCCGGAAGATTATCATTTAAAGGAAATCGCAGGAAAAGCTGCTAAATTTATTGTACAAATAAAAGCTGTGCATTCAGCACAAGAAGTTATTATCGATGATGAGTTTGCTCAAAAGTTTGACTGTGATACCTTAGAAACTTTATGTAATAAAATTTCTAAAAAAATTGAAGAAGAATTAGAGGAACCTATTCTTACTATAATGAAAATGAGTTTATTTGATCAATTAGAAAAAATACTAACTTTTCAAGTACCCCCATCCTTAATAACTCAAGAAATTAATATATTAAAAGCTCAAACAGAAAAAAATAGTGGTTCTAATGGTGTATTTCAAAACAAGACCGAAGAAGAAATTGATGATTATTATCATAAATTAGCTTTACGCCGTGTTAGAGTAGGGTTAATATTAGCTGAATATATGAAAATTAAAGCGCTGCAACTTACTCACGAAGATATCAACAAAGCGATCATAGCGCAGTTAAGGCATTTTCCAGGGCAAGAACAGAAAATAGTCGATTTTTACCAAAAGAACCCTAAAGCTTTAGGAAATTTAACAGGTCCTTTATTAGAAGAAAAAACAGTACAACATATTTTTGAGCATGAAGTAACCTTAAATGAAAAGGAATATACCAGAACTGAGCTAGAAGAATTTTTAACTCAGCAAGAAGATCGAATAATATAA
- the dapE gene encoding succinyl-diaminopimelate desuccinylase, producing MYINFLRDLIAFQSITPNSAGCIEYINNILEKNSFKTEIKIFGTNDNKVTNLYAVYGDSKPNICFAGHVDVVPAGDKTLWLSDPFIANIVEDKIYGRGTVDMKGAIACFLAASLDCITLNPKLKGSISFLITSDEEGKAEYGTKEMLKYLHVGANDLIDLAIVGEPTSEQQVGDTAKIGRRGSINFDLTLFGTGGHVAYPRQANNPIPCLIYILNNLINYRLDEGSQFFQESNLEITSIDVGNNTTNVIPTKINAKFNIRFNDNHSSVSILKLIEKIIQDNCCQYKIEYQLNSVVSADCFIQEPKGLIADFIQVAANTTLLDTKISTSGGTSDARFIKNYCPVVEFGLLFSTAHKVNEYTKIIDLQRLYHVYYSFLVKCLIY from the coding sequence ATGTATATAAATTTTCTTCGGGATTTAATTGCTTTTCAATCCATTACCCCTAACAGCGCAGGCTGTATAGAATATATCAATAATATACTCGAAAAAAATAGCTTTAAAACGGAAATAAAGATATTTGGTACAAATGATAATAAAGTCACTAATCTTTACGCAGTGTATGGTGATTCTAAACCTAATATCTGTTTTGCTGGACATGTTGATGTCGTGCCGGCAGGCGATAAAACTTTATGGCTTAGTGACCCTTTTATTGCCAATATTGTAGAAGATAAAATCTATGGTAGAGGCACGGTAGATATGAAAGGAGCAATAGCGTGTTTTTTAGCAGCTAGTTTAGATTGTATTACATTAAATCCTAAACTTAAGGGCTCTATTAGTTTTTTAATTACCAGCGACGAAGAGGGGAAGGCAGAATATGGAACCAAAGAAATGCTGAAATATTTACATGTAGGTGCTAACGACTTAATTGATCTTGCTATCGTAGGGGAGCCCACAAGTGAACAACAAGTAGGCGATACTGCAAAAATTGGTAGGCGTGGTAGTATTAATTTTGATCTTACGTTATTTGGGACAGGGGGTCACGTAGCATATCCCAGGCAAGCAAATAACCCTATTCCTTGCTTAATTTATATATTAAATAATTTAATTAATTATCGTTTAGATGAAGGTAGTCAATTTTTTCAAGAATCTAATTTAGAAATTACCTCGATTGATGTAGGTAACAACACTACTAATGTCATTCCTACTAAAATTAACGCAAAATTCAATATTCGTTTTAATGATAATCATTCATCTGTTAGTATACTAAAATTAATAGAGAAAATTATTCAAGACAACTGCTGCCAATATAAAATAGAATATCAATTAAATAGTGTAGTGTCAGCGGATTGTTTTATCCAGGAACCAAAAGGGTTAATTGCCGATTTTATTCAAGTAGCCGCTAATACTACATTATTAGATACAAAAATATCTACTAGTGGCGGCACCTCAGATGCAAGATTTATTAAAAATTACTGCCCTGTGGTAGAATTCGGACTATTATTTAGTACAGCTCATAAGGTTAATGAGTATACTAAAATTATTGATTTACAAAGGCTATATCATGTGTATTATAGCTTTTTAGTGAAATGTCTAATTTACTAA
- a CDS encoding universal stress protein, which produces MFKNIIIPVDLADKQSIKIILSKALDIADKFKAKLHFIYIISDFGIKMVEDYLPKNWAKIQKEKYQVQLQELISQYVPHDIEGEFYVGRGAIYDEVIQYTNDARGDLIMISAVRPQFRGYMLGPNASKIVRHASVSVLVIRE; this is translated from the coding sequence ATGTTTAAAAATATAATAATACCGGTTGATCTAGCAGACAAACAATCTATTAAAATTATATTGTCTAAAGCTTTAGATATTGCTGACAAATTTAAAGCAAAACTACATTTCATTTATATTATCTCGGATTTTGGTATCAAAATGGTTGAAGACTATCTACCAAAAAACTGGGCAAAGATCCAAAAGGAAAAATATCAAGTACAACTACAAGAATTAATCAGTCAATATGTACCGCACGATATAGAGGGCGAATTTTATGTTGGCCGAGGAGCAATCTATGATGAAGTAATTCAATATACTAATGATGCCAGGGGCGACTTAATCATGATTTCGGCAGTAAGACCACAGTTCCGCGGATATATGTTAGGACCTAATGCCTCTAAAATTGTTCGGCACGCTAGCGTGTCTGTATTAGTGATCAGAGAATAG
- a CDS encoding dicarboxylate/amino acid:cation symporter: MKLWMKVTLGLILGIMVGRCFPQYVSYIKPIGDIFLRLIKMIIAPLIFFSLVTGITSMSDPSTLGRVGMKSVAAFLGTTLCAVIFGISVALILKPGHGIHVNFDSPTNIVPTKSFNLINFFVEIIPDNAVAAFANSNVLQIVFFAIFSGVIINKMGAVTAPIKDLFHLFSKIILKMISVIIQLSPYGAFALTAWVVGTQGLDIMVSLSKLVISIVIAMLCQYGIFGILIYVFGRISPLPFYKKSLEYQILALSTGSSKASLGTTMKVCQEKLGISESSTSFILPLGASINMDGFAINLGLTTIFFAQMMGIDLAFHDYLVIILTSTLGSIGGAGIPGASLIMLPMVLSSVNMPIEGVAMIAGIDRVLDLLRTAINITGDATITLIIDSSEGTLDREKYLS; encoded by the coding sequence ATGAAATTATGGATGAAAGTTACCTTGGGGTTAATCTTGGGTATAATGGTAGGAAGATGTTTTCCGCAATATGTATCGTATATCAAGCCTATAGGAGACATTTTTTTACGTCTCATTAAAATGATTATCGCACCTTTGATATTTTTTAGTTTAGTAACAGGGATCACTAGCATGAGCGATCCTTCTACCCTTGGCAGGGTCGGAATGAAATCGGTGGCCGCATTTTTAGGTACCACCTTATGTGCAGTAATTTTTGGGATCTCAGTAGCTCTCATATTAAAGCCTGGCCACGGTATACATGTAAATTTTGATTCGCCAACAAATATCGTGCCAACAAAAAGCTTCAATTTAATTAATTTTTTTGTAGAAATCATACCTGATAATGCAGTGGCAGCTTTTGCTAATTCTAATGTATTACAAATAGTATTTTTTGCAATATTTTCTGGAGTTATAATAAATAAAATGGGGGCCGTTACTGCGCCAATTAAAGATTTATTTCATCTATTTTCAAAAATAATTTTAAAAATGATATCGGTGATTATCCAATTGTCCCCCTATGGAGCATTTGCATTAACTGCTTGGGTAGTTGGTACCCAAGGGCTCGATATAATGGTTAGCTTATCAAAGCTAGTGATTTCCATAGTGATTGCTATGTTATGCCAATATGGTATTTTTGGTATTCTAATTTATGTATTTGGACGTATATCCCCGTTACCTTTTTATAAAAAAAGTTTAGAATATCAAATATTAGCCCTATCTACAGGTAGCAGCAAAGCAAGTCTAGGAACTACAATGAAAGTATGCCAAGAAAAACTTGGTATTTCAGAATCTAGCACTTCTTTTATACTGCCGCTTGGCGCCTCCATTAACATGGATGGATTCGCTATTAACCTAGGACTTACTACCATATTCTTTGCTCAAATGATGGGCATAGATTTAGCATTCCATGATTATTTAGTTATTATTTTAACCTCCACCCTTGGCTCCATAGGAGGAGCAGGAATTCCTGGCGCTTCTTTGATAATGCTGCCAATGGTCTTATCATCAGTCAATATGCCAATAGAGGGAGTGGCCATGATAGCGGGCATTGATAGAGTACTAGATCTATTACGCACAGCGATTAATATTACGGGAGATGCTACAATTACTTTGATTATCGATAGCAGCGAAGGTACGTTAGATAGAGAAAAGTATCTTTCATGA
- the cutA gene encoding divalent-cation tolerance protein CutA, whose translation MILTTSNDQQLVNRLVNQLLDTGLAACIQVDNITSYFKWEGKISSQLEYRVVIKAKSADYSKIEKVITDIHNYDLPQIIKLEIQDGLPKYLNWIMQGI comes from the coding sequence ATGATTTTAACTACTTCTAACGATCAACAGCTAGTAAATCGGTTAGTTAATCAGTTGTTAGACACAGGACTAGCTGCTTGTATACAGGTAGATAATATTACCAGCTATTTTAAATGGGAAGGTAAAATTTCTTCTCAATTAGAATATCGAGTGGTGATAAAGGCAAAATCTGCAGACTACAGCAAGATAGAAAAGGTAATTACCGATATCCACAACTATGATCTTCCACAAATAATAAAGTTAGAGATTCAAGATGGGTTACCTAAGTATTTAAATTGGATTATGCAAGGGATCTAA
- a CDS encoding 6-carboxytetrahydropterin synthase: MIQCTRKVEFDAGHRIIGHTNKCQYLHGHRYVLEVTANSSVTDPLGMVVDFGQMKLIIKRWIDDNLDHNLILHQNDKEMGENVARWTGQKIYYMQQNPTAENLALHLKIDILPNLFTSNHFIITKVKLFETPNCFVEV; encoded by the coding sequence ATGATTCAATGTACACGTAAAGTTGAGTTTGATGCAGGGCATAGAATTATTGGCCATACCAATAAATGCCAATATCTACATGGGCACCGTTATGTTTTAGAGGTAACCGCTAATTCTTCTGTTACAGATCCTCTTGGTATGGTGGTAGATTTTGGACAAATGAAGTTAATAATAAAAAGGTGGATTGATGATAATCTTGATCATAACCTTATTCTACACCAAAATGACAAAGAAATGGGAGAAAATGTAGCACGATGGACAGGACAAAAAATCTATTATATGCAACAAAATCCAACCGCTGAAAACTTAGCGTTACATTTAAAAATAGATATATTACCAAATTTATTTACTAGTAATCATTTTATTATTACAAAAGTGAAATTATTTGAAACACCTAATTGCTTTGTTGAGGTATAA
- a CDS encoding MFS transporter, producing the protein MENNPIKKRPTYVKKYNSWRIRILYSIIIGYSTFYLCRQNFNIAMPALMEHFEVTKTQLGWILTAASIVYGIGKLCNGFLSDRSNGRIFMVLGLLAVGVITFTTAFVSSIVILGLLWILNNWFQSMGWPPATRMLTHWYAPKELGIKWSLGATSNQLGGAMSMIICGYLVEHYGWESAFIIPGILALIISLFLYNRLRNSPADVGLPVVEEYKECELPTTDEYQNLSILTLCKLIFHNKLMWYVCIANMFVYMVRLGIVFWAPLFLYQLKNISISAVGWQIASYEIVGLAGGIGAGWMSDKMFQGRRGPVGSVFMLALSITLIVFWQLPQEYEILSLISITLAGIFVSGPQVLIGIATADFTNKQVVGTANGLSGLFGYLGSAIAGICVGWISDSFGWGGVFIFFSLAAFLGAAFFSLTWNYNSRKAAIIN; encoded by the coding sequence ATGGAAAATAATCCTATCAAAAAAAGGCCTACTTATGTAAAAAAATATAATAGTTGGCGTATCAGAATTTTATATTCAATAATTATTGGCTATTCAACTTTTTATTTGTGTCGGCAGAATTTTAACATTGCTATGCCAGCTTTAATGGAACATTTTGAAGTAACCAAAACTCAACTGGGATGGATTTTAACAGCCGCTTCTATAGTTTATGGTATAGGTAAATTATGCAATGGCTTTCTTAGCGATCGATCTAATGGGCGCATATTTATGGTGCTAGGGCTATTAGCTGTAGGAGTAATAACTTTTACTACCGCTTTTGTGTCGAGCATCGTAATATTAGGGCTTTTATGGATTTTAAATAATTGGTTTCAGTCAATGGGTTGGCCTCCCGCAACACGCATGTTAACCCATTGGTATGCCCCTAAAGAGTTAGGGATCAAATGGTCGTTAGGCGCTACTTCTAATCAGTTAGGAGGAGCAATGTCTATGATAATATGTGGCTATTTAGTAGAGCATTATGGCTGGGAATCAGCATTCATTATTCCAGGAATACTAGCTTTAATAATTTCTTTATTTTTATATAATAGGCTGCGTAATTCCCCCGCTGATGTAGGTTTACCAGTAGTAGAAGAATATAAAGAGTGCGAGTTACCTACTACAGATGAGTACCAAAATTTATCTATACTTACTTTATGCAAACTGATATTTCATAATAAATTAATGTGGTATGTTTGCATAGCTAATATGTTTGTCTATATGGTACGGTTAGGAATTGTTTTTTGGGCTCCCCTCTTTTTGTATCAGTTAAAAAATATATCCATCTCAGCAGTTGGCTGGCAAATTGCCTCATATGAAATTGTAGGTTTGGCTGGAGGAATTGGGGCTGGATGGATGTCAGACAAAATGTTTCAGGGAAGGAGAGGGCCTGTAGGTTCAGTTTTTATGCTGGCCTTATCTATTACTTTAATTGTATTTTGGCAGCTTCCCCAAGAGTATGAAATTTTAAGCTTAATTAGTATTACTTTAGCGGGGATCTTTGTATCAGGCCCTCAAGTGCTAATTGGAATAGCTACTGCAGACTTTACTAACAAACAGGTTGTAGGTACTGCCAATGGACTGTCTGGCTTATTTGGTTATCTTGGTTCTGCTATCGCAGGGATATGTGTAGGGTGGATCTCCGATAGTTTTGGTTGGGGCGGAGTGTTTATATTCTTTAGCTTAGCTGCTTTTCTAGGAGCAGCATTTTTTTCCTTAACCTGGAATTATAATTCTAGGAAAGCTGCTATAATTAATTAG
- a CDS encoding Npt1/Npt2 family nucleotide transporter, translating to MSKAENNSYFSEMRKVIWPIEWHENKKFLPMAAMMFCILLNYSTLRSIKDGFVVTAIGPEAISFLKTYIVLPAAVIAMVAYVKLCDVLKQENVFYVVTGFFIAYFAIFTLILYPYPDLVHPNAETISALSQEYPNLKWFIRIIGKWSFATFYAMAELWGSMMLSLLFWQFANQITKTEEAKRFYSMFGMLANLSLPVTALILGYFLSKETHIVSEELKFIPLLLIMIFSSIVVILLYRWINKSVLADPTIYEPTNKVSKKSKVKLSLAESFKMILTSKYLGLIALLVLAYGVSVNLVEGVWKSKIQQLYPTKEEYTMYMGQFQAWQGFTAILFMIVGSNILRRVSWLTAAMITPIMMLITGIAFFTFILFDNVIALHVTALFTSGPLAAAVMIGMIQNVLSKATKYSLFDATKNMAYIPLDKELRTKGQAAVEVIGGRFGKSGGGIIQSTFFILLPSFTFAEATPYFGGIFFVIVILWIYAVKALNKEYKQKVS from the coding sequence ATGAGTAAGGCAGAAAATAATAGTTACTTCTCAGAAATGAGGAAGGTCATTTGGCCAATTGAATGGCATGAAAATAAAAAATTCCTGCCTATGGCCGCTATGATGTTTTGTATTTTATTAAATTACTCTACTCTTAGGTCCATAAAAGATGGTTTTGTTGTAACTGCTATAGGACCAGAAGCTATCAGTTTTCTAAAAACTTATATTGTACTACCTGCTGCAGTAATTGCTATGGTAGCTTATGTAAAGCTTTGTGATGTATTAAAACAAGAGAATGTTTTCTATGTAGTTACAGGCTTTTTTATTGCATATTTTGCAATATTTACTTTAATTTTATACCCTTATCCTGATTTAGTCCATCCTAATGCCGAAACAATAAGCGCCTTGAGCCAAGAATATCCTAACTTAAAGTGGTTTATTAGAATAATTGGTAAATGGAGCTTCGCTACTTTTTATGCTATGGCTGAGCTTTGGGGTAGTATGATGTTGAGTTTACTATTTTGGCAATTTGCTAATCAGATTACTAAAACTGAAGAAGCGAAACGTTTTTATTCTATGTTTGGTATGCTTGCAAATTTATCCTTGCCAGTTACTGCCTTAATATTGGGATATTTTTTAAGTAAAGAGACCCACATAGTTTCAGAAGAGTTAAAATTTATTCCATTACTGCTTATTATGATATTTAGCAGTATAGTTGTTATATTATTGTATAGATGGATCAACAAAAGTGTACTGGCAGACCCTACTATATATGAACCCACTAATAAAGTATCTAAGAAAAGTAAAGTCAAATTGTCACTTGCAGAAAGCTTTAAAATGATTTTGACATCAAAATATTTAGGGCTCATTGCTTTACTCGTTTTAGCGTATGGGGTTTCAGTAAATCTTGTAGAAGGGGTATGGAAATCAAAAATTCAGCAATTATATCCCACGAAAGAAGAATATACTATGTATATGGGGCAATTCCAAGCGTGGCAAGGATTTACTGCTATATTATTTATGATTGTTGGTAGTAATATTTTAAGAAGAGTGTCATGGTTAACCGCTGCTATGATTACTCCTATCATGATGTTAATTACTGGTATAGCGTTCTTTACTTTTATTCTCTTTGATAATGTTATAGCCCTGCATGTTACCGCACTATTTACTTCTGGGCCGTTAGCGGCAGCAGTTATGATTGGTATGATACAAAATGTATTAAGTAAGGCAACAAAATATTCATTATTTGATGCTACTAAAAATATGGCTTATATTCCTTTGGACAAAGAGCTTAGAACAAAAGGTCAAGCAGCGGTGGAGGTTATAGGAGGTAGATTTGGTAAATCTGGGGGGGGTATCATCCAGTCAACTTTTTTTATTTTACTTCCTTCCTTTACTTTCGCTGAAGCTACCCCATATTTTGGTGGAATATTTTTTGTTATTGTAATTTTATGGATATATGCTGTTAAAGCTTTGAATAAAGAGTATAAACAGAAAGTAAGTTAA